One region of Streptomyces rishiriensis genomic DNA includes:
- a CDS encoding NUDIX domain-containing protein: MTVRPVVKRTARAVLLDGDNLILIKRTKPGVDPYWVTPGGGVEPDDATVVDALHREVHEELGAKITDVVPCFVDTVEHIGDDGGATGVKVQHFFVCRLESMDPSQRHGPEIEEPAGEYEIVRVPFTRVGIASVHLVPLSLRHYLDGNIEGVRAMHAPDLG, translated from the coding sequence ATGACCGTCCGACCCGTGGTCAAGCGCACCGCACGAGCCGTTCTGCTCGACGGCGACAACCTGATCCTGATCAAGCGCACCAAGCCCGGTGTAGATCCCTACTGGGTCACGCCCGGTGGCGGGGTCGAACCGGACGACGCGACCGTGGTGGACGCCTTGCACCGCGAGGTGCACGAGGAACTCGGCGCCAAGATCACCGACGTGGTGCCCTGCTTCGTCGACACCGTCGAACACATCGGTGACGACGGGGGTGCGACCGGCGTGAAGGTGCAGCACTTCTTCGTCTGCCGTCTGGAGTCCATGGACCCGTCCCAGCGACACGGCCCCGAGATCGAGGAACCCGCCGGCGAGTACGAGATCGTCCGCGTGCCGTTCACCCGGGTCGGGATCGCCTCCGTCCACCTCGTGCCGCTGTCCCTGCGGCACTACCTCGACGGAAACATCGAGGGCGTCCGCGCCATGCACGCGCCCGACCTCGGCTGA
- a CDS encoding HAD family hydrolase, which yields MARLHLFDLDGTLLHGTSAPLEISRQLGREAETVLLERSISAGLIGPPEYATQVYDLWTQLTEEHVTAAFDGAPWLARIRDVWAEIRRRGEYCAVVSLSPSFFVERLTGWGAHAAYGSRFPAVPFTERVDPAGVLSAAAKVLIADRLCAEFGVTRDDCVAYGDSLSDKDLFGVVPVSVAVNSDHHLAGLATHSYVGRDLWDAYALVCRER from the coding sequence ATGGCGCGACTTCACCTGTTCGACCTCGACGGCACGCTGCTGCACGGGACATCCGCTCCGTTGGAGATCTCCCGCCAACTCGGCCGGGAGGCAGAGACGGTGCTGCTGGAGCGTTCCATCTCGGCGGGGCTGATCGGGCCGCCGGAGTACGCGACGCAGGTCTACGACCTCTGGACGCAGCTCACCGAGGAGCATGTGACGGCGGCGTTCGACGGAGCGCCGTGGCTGGCACGCATTCGTGATGTCTGGGCCGAGATAAGGCGCAGGGGGGAGTACTGCGCGGTCGTGTCGCTCTCGCCTTCCTTCTTCGTGGAAAGACTCACCGGTTGGGGCGCTCACGCGGCGTACGGGTCCCGTTTCCCGGCGGTCCCTTTCACCGAGCGCGTGGACCCGGCGGGAGTGCTCAGCGCCGCGGCCAAGGTTTTGATCGCCGACCGGCTCTGCGCGGAGTTCGGAGTGACACGGGACGACTGCGTCGCTTACGGCGATTCGCTCTCCGACAAGGATCTGTTCGGCGTCGTGCCGGTATCCGTGGCCGTCAACTCGGATCACCATCTGGCGGGCCTCGCGACCCACTCCTACGTGGGGAGAGACCTGTGGGACGCCTACGCATTGGTGTGCCGCGAGCGCTGA
- a CDS encoding GNAT family N-acetyltransferase — translation MPTPSLSALPVRRLTHRDLTACADLSEDRGWPREEHKWGLLLSAGRGYGIDDPDGGLVTACVVTEYGPHGRPTLGAIGMVLVAERHARQGIGRRLMRHVVSLMGTTPLTLHATPNGRPLYEELGFKTTGRAEMVRGRLTPDATTSGVVTRAATAEDLIAIIRLDEEVFGTDRTHVITRLPAFADQLRVAEDAGRIIGYAAAWPNMETQVVGPLIARDTETAKVLLTSLAARTDRPLRTDIDVRHEELLAWVKARGLESVAFNAVMTHGITALPGDWRRRFAPLTVAAG, via the coding sequence GTGCCGACTCCTTCCCTCTCCGCTTTGCCCGTCCGTCGTCTGACGCACCGCGATCTCACCGCATGCGCCGACCTGTCCGAGGATCGGGGGTGGCCGCGCGAGGAGCACAAGTGGGGCCTGCTCCTGTCGGCCGGGAGGGGTTACGGCATCGACGATCCCGACGGCGGACTCGTCACTGCCTGCGTCGTCACCGAGTACGGTCCGCACGGGCGCCCCACCCTCGGTGCCATCGGCATGGTGCTGGTGGCCGAACGCCACGCCCGGCAGGGCATCGGTCGGCGGCTGATGCGGCACGTCGTCTCCCTGATGGGCACCACCCCGCTGACTCTGCACGCCACGCCGAACGGCCGTCCGCTCTACGAGGAGCTGGGATTCAAGACCACAGGCCGGGCGGAAATGGTGCGTGGCCGTCTCACACCGGACGCAACGACGTCGGGCGTTGTCACCCGCGCGGCCACGGCCGAGGACCTCATCGCGATCATCCGTCTCGACGAGGAAGTCTTCGGCACCGATCGGACGCACGTGATCACCCGCCTGCCCGCCTTCGCCGACCAGTTGCGGGTCGCCGAGGACGCCGGCCGGATCATCGGTTACGCGGCCGCATGGCCCAACATGGAGACCCAGGTAGTGGGCCCGCTGATCGCCAGGGACACGGAGACCGCGAAGGTCCTGCTGACCTCTCTCGCCGCCCGCACCGACCGACCGCTGCGCACCGACATCGACGTACGGCACGAGGAACTGCTGGCCTGGGTGAAGGCACGGGGCCTGGAGTCCGTCGCCTTCAACGCCGTGATGACCCACGGGATCACGGCGTTGCCGGGGGACTGGCGC